The proteins below are encoded in one region of Erinaceus europaeus chromosome 15, mEriEur2.1, whole genome shotgun sequence:
- the ITPRIPL2 gene encoding inositol 1,4,5-trisphosphate receptor-interacting protein-like 2, with protein sequence MPRVPGMSVHYTLNLRVFWPLVTGLCTALVCLYHVLRGSRDARAEPHDGADGGFPLLKVVVLLVLGYILLRCRHAVWQRFLPGSPRLGGRSALPPRHFREPSLDILLESYYEHDVRLSPHVLGHSKAHVSRIVGELVRAGRARGSPGPIPGGALALAFRGDFIQVGSAYEQHKIRRPDGFDVLVPLRLPPLLALEPQSLGAEPGLAPAFHGCFVCALRAPPGASSALWPRDCKPFADGFCVDVRGRRHLSAAQVLRWFQSHLQRSLAAVRYSLEGRCRVSLTPGCPEQPPTLHILPCRTDYGCCRLSMAVRLIPAVHLGDGVFLVAPPPPPSPVGPLAELPGGLRADALWGVNTARQEQKLLGWLQERAPAGACYLKCLQLLKALRDLGAHGLDTTAATQWGRILSSYVLKTALLAVLLREGGPGEGWDEAHLGERLSELVRFLRDCLLRRHTLFHCVLGRGGAAAEVGPLPKVLREAAPVDLLAAFDRRARELAAARLLSTWRRLPQLLRAYGGPRYLARCPLPRAQRTQGFPEDEP encoded by the coding sequence ATGCCCCGGGTGCCCGGCATGTCGGTGCACTACACCCTCAACTTGCGCGTCTTCTGGCCGCTGGTGACCGGCCTGTGCACCGCCCTCGTGTGTCTCTATCATGTCCTGCGCGGAAGCAGGGACGCCCGGGCCGAGCCCCACGACGGTGCGGACGGTGGCTTCCCTCTGCTCAAGGTGGTCGTCCTGTTGGTCCTAGGCTACATCCTCCTGCGCTGTCGCCACGCTGTCTGGCAACGCTTCCTGCCGGGGTCCCCGCGACTGGGTGGGCGCTCCGCCTTACCCCCTAGACACTTCCGAGAGCCGAGCCTGGACATCCTGCTGGAGAGTTACTACGAGCACGACGTGCGCCTGTCGCCACACGTGCTGGGCCACAGCAAGGCGCACGTGAGCCGGATCGTGGGCGAGCTGGTGAGGGCTGGCCGCGCCCGGGGGTCCCCTGGCCCCATCCCCGGCGGGGCACTGGCCTTGGCTTTCCGCGGGGACTTCATCCAGGTGGGCAGCGCCTACGAACAGCATAAAATCCGACGGCCCGACGGCTTCGACGTGCTGGTGCCTCTGCGCCTCCCGCCGCTGCTGGCGCTGGAGCCTCAGAGCCTGGGCGCGGAGCCCGGGCTGGCTCCCGCCTTCCACGGTTGCTTCGTGTGCGCTCTCAGGGCGCCGCCCGGGGCCTCCTCGGCCCTCTGGCCCCGGGACTGCAAACCCTTCGCCGATGGCTTCTGCGTGGATGTCCGCGGGCGCCGCCACCTCTCGGCCGCTCAGGTACTGCGCTGGTTCCAGTCGCACCTGCAGCGCTCCCTGGCCGCGGTGCGCTACAGCCTGGAGGGGCGCTGTCGGGTCAGCCTGACCCCCGGCTGCCCCGAGCAGCCCCCCACCCTCCATATCCTGCCCTGCCGCACCGACTACGGCTGTTGCCGCCTCTCCATGGCAGTACGCCTTATCCCCGCGGTGCATCTGGGCGACGGCGTCTTTCTGGtggcgcccccgccgccgccatcGCCGGTCGGGCCCCTAGCGGAGCTCCCGGGCGGCCTGCGCGCCGATGCCCTTTGGGGAGTGAACACTGCACGccaggagcagaagctgctgggCTGGCTGCAGGAACGGGCCCCCGCGGGCGCCTGCTACCTCAAGTGCCTGCAGCTGCTGAAAGCCCTGCGCGACCTGGGCGCCCACGGACTGGACACGACGGCCGCCACCCAGTGGGGACGCATCCTGTCTTCCTACGTGCTCAAAACAGCGCTGCTGGCGGTGCTGCTGCGCGAGGGCGGCCCTGGGGAAGGCTGGGACGAGGCGCACCTGGGCGAGCGCTTGTCCGAGTTAGTGCGCTTCCTCCGGGACTGCCTGCTGCGACGCCACACGCTCTTCCACTGCGTCCTGGGCCGCGGGGGAGCGGCCGCCGAGGTGGGGCCACTGCCCAAGGTTCTCCGCGAAGCCGCCCCGGTGGACCTCCTGGCTGCTTTCGACAGGCGCGCCCGGGAACTCGCGGCTGCGCGGCTGCTGTCCACGTGGCGAAGGCTGCCACAGCTCCTCCGTGCCTACGGGGGTCCCCGATACCTGGCCAGGTGCCCCCTTCCCCGGGCTCAGCGCACACAGGGCTTCCCTGAAGATGAACCATAA